From Streptomyces yatensis, one genomic window encodes:
- the hflX gene encoding GTPase HflX: MTHSSSLPQDRQRPAESLRADALMEEDVAWSHEIDEERDGDQYDRSDRAALRRVVGLSTELEDITEVEYRQLRLERVVLVGVWTSGTAQDAENSLAELAALAETAGALVLDGVIQRRNKPDPATYIGSGKAEELRDIVVESGADTVVCDGELSPGQLIHLEDVVKVKVVDRTALILDIFAQHAKSREGKAQVSLAQMQYMLPRLRGWGQSLSRQMGGGGSGSSGGGMATRGPGETKIETDRRRIREKMAKMRREIAEMKTGRDIKRQERRRHKVPSVAIAGYTNAGKSSLLNRLTGAGVLVENALFATLDPTVRRAETPSGRLYTLADTVGFVRHLPHHLVEAFRSTMEEVGDADLIVHVVDGSHPAPEEQLAAVREVIRDVGAVDVPEIVVINKADLADPLVVQRLLRLERRAMAVSARSGQGIDELLAVIDEELPRPQVEIEVLLPYTDGKLVARTHAEGEVLSEEHTPEGTLLKARVHEELAAELRRFVPAAAAGQH; this comes from the coding sequence TTGACCCACTCCTCTTCCCTTCCGCAGGACCGGCAGCGACCCGCCGAGAGCCTTCGGGCCGACGCCCTGATGGAAGAGGACGTCGCCTGGAGTCACGAGATCGACGAGGAGCGTGACGGCGACCAGTACGACCGCTCCGACCGTGCCGCGCTGCGGCGCGTGGTGGGCCTGTCCACCGAGCTCGAGGACATCACCGAGGTCGAGTACCGGCAGCTGCGCCTGGAGCGCGTGGTGCTGGTCGGCGTATGGACCTCCGGCACGGCGCAGGACGCGGAGAACTCCCTGGCGGAGCTGGCCGCGCTCGCCGAGACCGCCGGCGCCCTGGTGCTCGACGGCGTGATCCAGCGGCGCAACAAGCCGGACCCCGCCACCTACATCGGCTCCGGCAAGGCCGAGGAACTGCGCGACATCGTGGTCGAGTCCGGTGCCGACACCGTGGTCTGCGACGGTGAGCTGAGCCCCGGCCAGCTGATCCACCTCGAGGACGTCGTCAAGGTCAAGGTGGTCGACCGGACCGCCCTGATCCTCGACATCTTCGCCCAGCACGCCAAGTCCCGAGAGGGCAAGGCGCAGGTCTCCCTCGCCCAGATGCAGTACATGCTGCCGCGGCTGCGAGGCTGGGGTCAGTCGCTGTCCCGGCAGATGGGTGGCGGTGGCTCCGGATCCTCGGGCGGCGGTATGGCCACCCGTGGTCCCGGTGAGACCAAGATCGAGACGGACCGGCGCCGCATCCGCGAGAAGATGGCGAAGATGCGCCGCGAGATCGCCGAGATGAAGACCGGCCGCGACATCAAGCGGCAGGAGCGCCGGCGCCACAAGGTCCCCTCCGTCGCCATCGCCGGATACACCAACGCGGGCAAGTCCTCGCTGCTCAACCGGCTCACCGGCGCGGGCGTCCTGGTGGAGAACGCACTGTTCGCCACCCTCGACCCGACCGTGCGCCGGGCCGAGACCCCCAGCGGGCGGCTCTACACACTGGCGGACACCGTCGGGTTCGTCCGGCACCTGCCGCACCACCTGGTGGAGGCGTTCCGCTCCACGATGGAGGAGGTCGGCGACGCCGATCTGATCGTCCATGTGGTGGACGGCTCGCATCCGGCGCCGGAGGAGCAGCTGGCCGCCGTGCGCGAGGTGATCCGCGATGTGGGCGCGGTCGACGTGCCCGAGATCGTCGTGATCAACAAGGCGGATCTGGCCGATCCGCTGGTGGTGCAGCGGCTGCTGCGCCTGGAGCGGCGCGCCATGGCGGTGTCGGCCCGCAGCGGGCAGGGCATCGACGAGCTGCTCGCGGTGATCGACGAGGAGCTGCCCCGGCCCCAGGTCGAGATCGAGGTCCTGCTGCCGTACACCGACGGCAAGCTGGTCGCGCGCACCCATGCCGAGGGTGAGGTTCTCTCCGAGGAGCACACCCCCGAGGGCACGCTGCTCAAGGCGCGGGTGCACGAGGAGCTCGCGGCGGAGCTGCGGCGTTTCGTACCGGCCGCGGCCGCCGGACAGCACTAG
- a CDS encoding M1 family metallopeptidase produces MTFSSGRRPWPPRTGRRRTALVAAAMAAVFLAVGPSSAAGPVSSTHPGPLGIGDPLFPELGNPGYDVTAYDIAFDYRRQDRPLDAVTTIDAHTTAPLRTVNLDFAQGVVDSVRVDGARARFVTAGEDLVVTPSAPLRKGAAFRVTVHHTSDPRGDTSGGWVRTGDGLVMANQANAAHRVFPCNDHPADKARFTFRITAPKSLTVVAGGLPGLRVRKGSRTIWTYHLAHPMATELAQISIGRSAVPRRTGPHGLPVRDVVPAADRARLEKWLARTPGQLAWMEKKAGRYPFENYGVLIAHATTGFELETQTLSLFERDLFTSEELPRWYIESIMVHELAHQWFGDSVSPRRWSDLWLNEGHATWYEALYADERGKASLERRMRKAYEQSDAWRAEGGPPAAPKPADSGQQIGIFRPVVYDGSALVLYALRQRIGRAAFDRLEREWVLRHRDGVASTADFIRLASQVAGRDLSGFLRPWLYGEKTPPMPGHADWRPTAKESTKGAALPGARAGRHAVRYAVPWAVKPG; encoded by the coding sequence ATGACGTTTTCTTCGGGGCGCCGCCCCTGGCCGCCGCGCACCGGACGCCGCAGGACCGCGCTGGTGGCCGCGGCCATGGCCGCCGTCTTCCTCGCGGTCGGGCCCTCCTCCGCCGCGGGGCCGGTATCGTCCACGCACCCCGGGCCGCTGGGCATCGGCGACCCCCTCTTCCCGGAGCTCGGCAACCCCGGGTACGACGTCACGGCGTACGACATCGCGTTCGACTACCGCCGCCAGGACCGGCCGCTCGACGCCGTCACCACCATCGACGCCCACACCACCGCCCCCCTGCGCACCGTCAACCTCGACTTCGCCCAGGGCGTCGTGGACTCGGTGCGGGTCGACGGAGCGCGGGCCCGGTTCGTGACGGCTGGTGAGGACCTGGTGGTCACGCCGTCCGCCCCGCTCCGTAAGGGCGCCGCCTTCCGGGTCACCGTCCACCACACCAGCGATCCGCGGGGCGACACCAGCGGCGGCTGGGTCCGCACCGGCGACGGGCTGGTCATGGCCAACCAGGCCAACGCCGCCCACCGGGTCTTCCCCTGCAACGACCACCCCGCCGACAAGGCCCGCTTCACCTTCCGGATCACCGCTCCGAAGAGCCTTACGGTCGTCGCGGGCGGTCTTCCCGGACTGCGCGTCCGCAAGGGATCGCGGACCATCTGGACGTACCACCTCGCCCATCCCATGGCCACCGAGCTGGCGCAGATCTCCATCGGCCGCTCCGCCGTGCCGCGCCGCACCGGGCCCCATGGGCTGCCGGTGCGCGACGTCGTACCCGCGGCGGACCGCGCACGGCTGGAGAAATGGCTCGCGCGCACTCCCGGACAGCTGGCCTGGATGGAGAAGAAGGCCGGGCGCTACCCCTTCGAGAACTACGGCGTCCTGATCGCCCACGCCACCACCGGCTTCGAGCTGGAGACCCAGACGCTCTCCCTCTTCGAGCGCGATCTGTTCACCAGCGAGGAGCTGCCGCGGTGGTACATCGAATCGATCATGGTGCACGAGCTGGCGCACCAGTGGTTCGGCGACAGCGTCAGCCCGCGCCGCTGGTCCGATCTCTGGCTCAACGAGGGCCACGCCACCTGGTACGAGGCGCTGTACGCCGATGAGCGCGGTAAGGCGAGCCTGGAGCGGCGGATGCGCAAGGCGTACGAGCAGTCCGACGCCTGGCGGGCCGAGGGCGGGCCGCCCGCGGCCCCCAAACCGGCCGACTCCGGTCAGCAGATCGGCATCTTCCGCCCGGTCGTCTACGACGGCAGCGCGCTGGTGCTGTACGCACTGCGGCAGCGGATCGGCCGGGCCGCCTTCGACCGGCTGGAGCGGGAATGGGTGCTCCGCCACCGCGACGGAGTGGCCTCGACCGCCGACTTCATCCGGCTGGCCTCCCAGGTGGCGGGGCGTGACCTGAGCGGATTCCTCCGTCCCTGGCTGTACGGCGAGAAGACGCCGCCGATGCCGGGACACGCCGACTGGCGGCCGACGGCGAAGGAGAGCACGAAGGGCGCTGCCCTGCCGGGCGCCCGGGCGGGGCGGCACGCGGTGCGTTACGCGGTGCCATGGGCCGTGAAACCAGGGTGA
- a CDS encoding RelA/SpoT family protein: MSAEATDQAPFGRRRGLPRIDLRNLRRFSRAALLGPASRGRLPDAIEHVAKVHRAHHPGADLDVLRKAYVLAESSHRGQMRKSGEPYITHPLAVTLILAELGAETTTLTASLLHDTVEDTEVTLDQVGEEFGEEVRYLVDGVTKLEKVDYGAAAEPETFRKMLVATGNDVRVMSIKLADRLHNMRTLGVMRPEKQVRIAKVTRDVLIPLAERLGVQALKTELEDLVFAILHPEEYAHTRELLQAHAGRPDPLARAAEDVRGVLHEAGITAEVLVRPRHFVSVHRVGIKRGELTGTDLGRLLVLVSDDADCYAVLGELHTCFTPVISEFKDFIAVPKFNLYQSLHTAVAGHDGEVTEVLIRTHQMHRVAEAGVIALGNPYTPTEGADAPEGERADPTRPGWLSRLLDWQSATPDPDLFWTSLRDDLAQDREITVFRSDGGTLGLPAGASCVDAAYALYGEDAHSCIGARVNGRIATLSTVLRDGDTLQLLMAGDSRDAASHGPSPEWLDHARTPAARIAINRWLAAHPAPQPAQHESPEPEADSASALSGQDAQGSQGGETAIPAAGTVRPAAGIVVDRPGATVRLARCCTPVPPDAVTGFAVRGGAVTVHRERCPGVARMIAAGRTAVGVRWADEDDGDGGGDYRVTLFAEAFSRPHLLADLTEAIAAEGAEVVAAAVEPPREQRVRHTYTLQLPDAGRLPTLMRAMRNVPGVYDVTREGRSMAAARS, encoded by the coding sequence ATGAGCGCAGAGGCCACCGACCAGGCCCCGTTCGGCCGCAGGCGCGGCCTCCCCCGCATCGACCTGCGCAATCTCCGCAGGTTCAGCCGGGCGGCCCTGCTGGGACCGGCCTCCCGCGGCCGGCTGCCGGACGCGATCGAGCATGTGGCCAAGGTCCATCGCGCACACCATCCCGGAGCCGATCTGGACGTACTCCGCAAGGCGTATGTCCTGGCCGAGTCCTCCCACCGCGGCCAGATGCGCAAGAGCGGTGAGCCGTACATCACCCATCCGCTGGCCGTCACGCTGATCCTCGCCGAACTGGGCGCCGAGACCACCACGTTGACCGCCTCGCTGCTCCACGACACCGTCGAGGACACCGAGGTGACCCTCGATCAGGTGGGGGAGGAGTTCGGCGAGGAGGTCCGCTATCTCGTCGACGGCGTCACCAAGTTGGAGAAGGTCGACTACGGCGCGGCGGCCGAGCCCGAGACCTTCCGCAAGATGCTCGTCGCCACGGGCAACGACGTCCGGGTGATGTCGATCAAACTGGCCGACCGGCTGCACAACATGCGCACCCTCGGCGTGATGCGCCCCGAGAAACAGGTGCGCATCGCCAAGGTCACCCGCGATGTGCTGATCCCGCTCGCCGAGCGGCTCGGGGTGCAGGCGCTCAAGACCGAGCTGGAGGACCTGGTCTTCGCCATCCTCCACCCCGAGGAGTACGCGCACACCCGCGAGCTCCTCCAGGCCCACGCCGGGCGCCCCGACCCGCTGGCCCGCGCCGCCGAGGACGTCCGGGGCGTGCTGCACGAGGCGGGCATCACCGCCGAAGTCCTGGTCCGGCCACGGCACTTCGTCTCCGTCCACCGGGTCGGGATCAAGCGCGGCGAGCTGACCGGCACCGATCTCGGCCGCCTCCTCGTCCTCGTCTCCGACGACGCGGACTGCTACGCGGTCCTGGGCGAACTGCACACCTGCTTCACCCCGGTGATCTCGGAGTTCAAGGACTTCATCGCGGTCCCCAAGTTCAACCTCTACCAGTCGCTGCACACGGCCGTGGCCGGGCACGACGGCGAGGTCACCGAGGTCCTCATCCGCACCCACCAGATGCACCGGGTCGCGGAGGCCGGAGTGATCGCCCTCGGCAATCCGTACACCCCGACGGAGGGCGCCGACGCTCCCGAGGGCGAGCGGGCCGACCCGACCCGACCCGGCTGGCTGTCCCGGCTGCTCGACTGGCAGAGCGCCACCCCGGACCCCGACCTCTTCTGGACCTCGCTCCGCGACGACCTCGCCCAGGACCGGGAGATCACGGTCTTCCGCTCCGACGGCGGAACGCTCGGCCTGCCCGCGGGCGCCAGCTGTGTGGACGCCGCGTACGCCCTGTACGGCGAGGACGCCCACTCCTGTATCGGCGCCCGGGTCAACGGCCGGATCGCGACCCTGAGCACGGTGCTGCGCGACGGCGACACCCTGCAGCTGCTGATGGCCGGCGACAGCCGGGACGCCGCCTCACACGGCCCCTCGCCGGAGTGGCTCGACCACGCCCGCACCCCGGCCGCCCGCATCGCCATCAACCGCTGGCTGGCCGCCCACCCGGCGCCGCAGCCCGCGCAGCACGAGTCCCCGGAGCCGGAGGCGGACTCCGCCTCCGCCCTCTCCGGCCAGGACGCGCAGGGCTCGCAGGGCGGCGAGACCGCCATCCCCGCGGCCGGGACGGTCCGCCCCGCGGCGGGCATCGTCGTCGACCGGCCCGGCGCGACCGTACGGCTCGCCCGCTGCTGCACCCCCGTGCCGCCCGACGCGGTCACCGGCTTCGCGGTCCGCGGCGGGGCCGTCACCGTGCACCGCGAGCGGTGCCCCGGGGTGGCGCGGATGATCGCGGCCGGGCGCACGGCCGTCGGGGTGCGCTGGGCGGACGAGGACGACGGGGACGGGGGCGGCGACTATCGCGTGACCCTCTTCGCGGAGGCGTTCAGCAGACCGCATCTGCTCGCGGATCTCACCGAGGCCATCGCCGCCGAGGGCGCGGAGGTGGTCGCGGCCGCCGTCGAACCACCCCGTGAGCAGCGGGTCCGGCACACCTACACGCTCCAGCTGCCCGACGCGGGCAGGCTGCCGACGCTGATGCGGGCCATGCGGAACGTCCCCGGGGTCTACGACGTGACACGCGAGGGCCGCAGCATGGCCGCGGCGCGCTCCTGA
- the dapF gene encoding diaminopimelate epimerase, translating to MSTAPRLSFLKGHGTENDFVIVPDLDGSLELSAAAVARICDRRAGIGGDGLIRVVRSSAHPEARAMADQAEWFMDYRNSDGSIAEMCGNGVRVFARYLQRAGLAEAGDLAVATRAGVRRVHIAKDAGDAARPGDATAGADGPITVVMGEATLPGPGPEAEITVTVGERSWPARNVNMGNPHAVAFVDDLAQAGDLLAAPAVRPASAYPHGTNVEFVVDRGPRHVAMRVHERGSGETRSCGTGACAVMVAAARRDGADPAVTGHPVTYTVDVPGGRLVISERPDGTVEMTGPAVIVAEGELDPVWLGTDLG from the coding sequence ATGAGCACCGCACCACGGCTGTCCTTCCTCAAGGGTCACGGCACCGAGAACGACTTCGTCATCGTCCCCGACCTGGACGGCAGCCTGGAGCTGTCCGCGGCGGCCGTCGCCCGGATCTGCGACCGGCGCGCCGGTATCGGCGGTGACGGGCTGATCCGCGTCGTGCGGTCCTCGGCCCACCCCGAGGCGCGGGCCATGGCCGATCAGGCCGAGTGGTTCATGGACTACCGCAACAGCGACGGCAGCATCGCCGAGATGTGCGGCAACGGGGTCCGCGTCTTCGCCCGGTATCTGCAGCGGGCCGGTCTCGCCGAGGCGGGCGATCTCGCGGTCGCCACCCGGGCCGGGGTGCGCCGGGTCCACATCGCCAAGGACGCCGGTGACGCCGCGCGGCCGGGCGACGCCACGGCCGGGGCCGACGGCCCGATCACCGTGGTGATGGGCGAGGCCACGCTGCCCGGGCCCGGCCCCGAGGCGGAGATCACGGTCACGGTGGGTGAGCGCAGCTGGCCCGCGCGCAATGTGAACATGGGCAACCCGCACGCGGTCGCCTTCGTCGACGATCTCGCCCAGGCCGGTGATCTGCTCGCGGCCCCCGCCGTGCGCCCCGCCTCCGCGTACCCCCACGGCACCAATGTCGAGTTCGTCGTCGACCGCGGCCCGCGTCATGTCGCGATGCGCGTGCACGAGCGCGGCTCCGGTGAGACCCGCTCCTGCGGCACCGGCGCCTGCGCCGTGATGGTGGCCGCGGCGCGCCGTGACGGGGCCGACCCGGCGGTCACAGGCCACCCCGTCACCTACACCGTGGACGTCCCCGGAGGGCGCCTTGTGATCAGTGAACGGCCGGACGGTACGGTGGAGATGACCGGCCCTGCCGTGATCGTGGCCGAGGGGGAACTGGATCCCGTTTGGCTGGGCACGGACCTCGGCTGA
- the miaA gene encoding tRNA (adenosine(37)-N6)-dimethylallyltransferase MiaA: protein MNTAGHPPRVIAVVGPTAAGKSDLGVALARHLDGEIVNADSMQLYRGMDIGTAKLTEDERQGVPHRLLDIWDVTQTASVAEYQRLARAEMDRLLDEGRTPILVGGSGLYIRGAIDALEFPGTDPAVRARLEAELEERGSGVLHARLAAADPEAARAILPSNGRRVVRALEVIEITGRPFTANLPGHEAVYDTLQIGVDVERPELDERIALRVDRMWDAGLVEEVRLLEAAGLRSGRTASRALGYQQVLAALAEECTEEEARAETVRATKRFARRQDSWFRRDPRVHWLSGAADRRGELLASALALVERAVTA, encoded by the coding sequence GTGAATACTGCAGGCCATCCGCCGCGAGTCATCGCCGTCGTCGGCCCCACCGCGGCCGGAAAGTCCGATCTGGGCGTCGCGCTCGCCAGACATCTCGACGGCGAGATCGTCAACGCCGACTCCATGCAGCTGTACCGGGGCATGGACATCGGCACCGCCAAGCTGACGGAGGACGAGCGACAGGGGGTGCCACACCGGCTGCTGGACATCTGGGACGTCACCCAGACCGCGAGCGTCGCCGAGTACCAGCGGCTGGCCCGGGCCGAGATGGACCGCCTGCTCGACGAGGGCCGCACCCCCATCCTGGTCGGCGGATCCGGCCTCTACATCCGCGGGGCCATCGACGCGCTGGAGTTCCCGGGCACCGACCCCGCGGTCCGGGCCCGGCTCGAGGCCGAGCTGGAGGAGCGGGGCTCCGGGGTCCTGCACGCCCGGCTCGCCGCCGCCGACCCCGAGGCGGCGCGCGCCATCCTGCCCAGCAACGGCCGCAGGGTGGTCCGGGCGCTGGAGGTCATCGAGATCACCGGCCGCCCCTTCACCGCCAATCTGCCCGGACACGAGGCGGTCTACGACACGCTCCAGATCGGCGTCGACGTCGAGCGGCCCGAGCTGGACGAACGGATCGCCCTGCGGGTGGACCGGATGTGGGACGCCGGGCTGGTCGAGGAGGTCCGTCTGCTGGAGGCCGCCGGGCTGCGCTCCGGCCGCACCGCCTCCCGCGCCCTCGGCTATCAGCAAGTGCTCGCCGCGCTTGCGGAGGAGTGCACCGAGGAGGAGGCGAGGGCCGAAACCGTGCGCGCCACCAAGCGGTTCGCGCGCCGCCAGGATTCCTGGTTCCGCCGCGATCCCCGCGTCCACTGGCTCAGCGGAGCCGCCGACCGCAGAGGGGAACTCCTGGCGAGCGCGCTCGCGTTGGTTGAACGGGCGGTCACAGCCTGA
- a CDS encoding antitoxin yields MGLMDNLKAKAGQMKGKAGSLAQQHEARIERGLEKAAKTVDTRTKGKYSAKIETGRGKAKGALNRLSHMEEDKPKRKRDE; encoded by the coding sequence ATGGGCCTGATGGACAATCTCAAGGCCAAGGCCGGTCAGATGAAGGGCAAGGCCGGCAGCCTTGCGCAGCAGCACGAGGCCAGGATCGAGCGCGGCCTGGAGAAGGCGGCCAAGACGGTCGACACCAGGACCAAGGGCAAGTACAGCGCCAAGATCGAGACTGGCAGGGGCAAGGCGAAGGGCGCTCTCAACCGCCTTTCGCACATGGAAGAGGACAAGCCCAAGCGCAAGCGCGACGAATAA
- a CDS encoding class III extradiol dioxygenase subunit B-like domain-containing protein, producing MLIAAAVCPCPPLLVPEVAAGAAPELDGLRAACAEAVRALAAARPERLIVVGPAERDGRGPHAQGAAGSFRGFGVEVDVRLAAPAGDGAAGGDDAAGQDPSPSLPPSLPLSLAVAAWLLEHAGWDPAVPVEGLGVGEPLAAERCIEVGRELAGRAERMALLVMGDGTACRTLKAPGYLDERAAPFDAEVARALAAADTGALAALDEELAYELKAAGRAPLQVLAGAAEGAPLKGELRYDEAPYGVGYFVASWSS from the coding sequence ATGCTGATCGCCGCCGCCGTCTGCCCGTGTCCGCCACTGCTGGTGCCCGAGGTCGCCGCCGGAGCCGCTCCCGAGCTGGACGGGCTGCGCGCGGCATGCGCCGAGGCCGTCCGCGCCCTCGCGGCGGCGCGTCCGGAGCGCCTGATCGTGGTGGGACCCGCCGAGCGTGATGGGCGCGGACCGCATGCGCAGGGCGCGGCCGGATCGTTCCGCGGCTTCGGTGTCGAGGTGGATGTACGGCTGGCCGCGCCGGCGGGGGACGGGGCGGCCGGCGGCGACGATGCCGCGGGGCAGGACCCCTCGCCCTCGCTGCCGCCGTCGCTGCCACTGTCGCTGGCGGTCGCCGCCTGGTTGCTGGAGCACGCGGGGTGGGACCCGGCGGTGCCCGTCGAGGGGCTGGGTGTGGGGGAACCTCTCGCGGCCGAGCGGTGTATTGAAGTTGGAAGGGAGCTCGCCGGGCGGGCGGAGCGGATGGCGTTGCTGGTGATGGGCGACGGCACCGCATGCCGCACGCTGAAGGCGCCGGGCTATCTCGACGAACGGGCGGCCCCGTTCGACGCCGAGGTGGCGCGGGCGCTGGCGGCCGCCGACACCGGGGCGCTGGCCGCGCTCGACGAGGAGTTGGCGTACGAACTCAAGGCGGCGGGCCGCGCGCCGCTGCAGGTGCTCGCGGGGGCGGCCGAGGGGGCGCCCCTGAAGGGGGAGTTGCGGTATGACGAAGCGCCGTACGGCGTGGGGTATTTCGTGGCGAGCTGGTCGTCCTAG